From the Theobroma cacao cultivar B97-61/B2 chromosome 2, Criollo_cocoa_genome_V2, whole genome shotgun sequence genome, one window contains:
- the LOC18610502 gene encoding protein NRT1/ PTR FAMILY 3.1, producing MEKMEESNKKETNVKRQKGGMITMPFIFSNEVCEKLAVVGFNTNMISYLTTQIHMPLTKAANTVTNFGGTASLTPLLGAFIADSYAGRFWTITVASIIYQMGMTSLTLSAILPQFRPPPCKGEEVCQQATAGQLAILYGSLLLGALGSGGIRPCVVAFGADQFDETDPKQSTKTWKYFNWYYFVMGASMLVAVTVLVYIQDNFGWGWGLGIPTIAMFLSIITFIAGYPLYRHMDPAGSPFTRLLQVSVAAFKKRKLTMVTDPQLLYRNEELDAAISLGGKLVHTEQMTFLDKAAIVTEEDNVKSSQAPNLWRLNTVHRVEELKSVIRMGPIWAAGILLITAYAQQSTFSLQQAKTMDRHLTKSFEIPAGSMSVFTMVFMLFTIALYDRVLVRIARRFTGLDRGITFLHRMGIGFVISVLATLVAGFIEIKRKQAAFAHGLQDKAHGIIPISVIWLVPQYALHGIAEAFMSIGHLEFFYDQSPESMRSTATALFWTSISVGNYVSTLLVSLVHKFSAGPDGSNWLPDNNLNKGKLEYFYWLLTGLQVVNLLYYICCAKVYTYKPIQIHSKDSEPEKDGLELASTV from the exons atggagaaaatggAGGAGagtaataaaaaagaaaccaatGTTAAAAGGCAGAAGGGAGGAATGATCACCATGCCTTTCATTTTTT CAAATGAGGTCTGTGAGAAATTGGCTGTGGTAGGATTCAATACTAATATGATTAGCTACCTAACGACTCAGATTCATATGCCATTAACCAAAGCTGCCAACACTGTGACGAACTTCGGTGGAACTGCTAGCTTGACACCGCTGCTTGGTGCCTTCATAGCCGATTCATACGCCGGACGTTTCTGGACTATAACAGTCGCTTCCATCATATATCAAATG GGGATGACATCTTTAACTCTATCAGCTATACTTCCACAATTCAGGCCGCCACCATGTAAAGGTGAGGAAGTGTGCCAGCAAGCTACGGCAGGACAGTTGGCAATCCTGTATGGATCTCTCCTACTAGGAGCCTTGGGGTCAGGAGGGATCAGACCTTGTGTGGTTGCATTTGGGGCAGACCAGTTCGATGAAACCGACCCAAAGCAATCAACCAAGACATGGAAATACTTCAATTGGTACTACTTCGTCATGGGGGCATCAATGCTGGTGGCTGTGACAGTTCTTGTCTACATTCAGGACAACTTCGGGTGGGGATGGGGCCTCGGAATCCCCACCATTGCCATGTTCCTTTCGATCATCACTTTCATCGCCGGTTACCCACTTTACCGGCACATGGATCCGGCAGGGAGTCCGTTCACCCGCTTGTTACAGGTTTCGGTGGCAGCTTTCAAGAAGAGGAAATTGACCATGGTTACTGATCCACAGTTGCTGTACCGGAATGAAGAGCTTGACGCAGCAATTTCTTTAGGTGGAAAACTTGTTCACACAGAACAAATGAC ATTTCTTGACAAGGCAGCCATTGTGACTGAGGAAGATAATGTGAAATCCTCTCAAGCTCCTAATCTATGGAGACTAAACACTGTGCATCGAGTTGAGGAACTGAAATCTGTGATCCGAATGGGACCAATATGGGCAGCAGGAATCCTCCTCATCACAGCTTATGCTCAGCAGAGCACATTCTCCCTCCAACAAGCCAAAACCATGGACAGGCACCTGACAAAATCCTTCGAAATCCCTGCTGGTTCCATGTCTGTCTTCACCATGGTCTTCATGCTCTTCACCATAGCCCTTTACGACCGGGTTCTAGTCCGCATTGCCCGCAGATTCACGGGGCTCGACCGGGGTATCACCTTCTTGCACCGGATGGGAATCGGATTCGTGATATCAGTGTTAGCCACTCTTGTAGCAGGCTTCATCGAAATAAAGCGTAAACAAGCAGCTTTCGCTCACGGGCTTCAAGACAAGGCTCACGGTATCATCCCCATCTCAGTTATCTGGCTCGTGCCACAGTACGCCCTCCATGGAATAGCTGAAGCTTTCATGTCGATCGGACACTTGGAATTCTTTTATGATCAGTCACCTGAAAGCATGAGGAGCACTGCTACTGCACTGTTTTGGACTTCAATTTCAGTTGGGAACTACGTAAGCACGCTGCTGGTTTCTTTAGTGCACAAATTCAGTGCTGGACCTGATGGATCAAATTGGCTTCCGGATAATAACTTAAACAAGGGAAAGTTGGAGTATTTTTACTGGTTGCTCACCGGATTGCAGGTTGTTAATCTTCTTTACTACATCTGTTGCGCCAAGGTCTATACTTACAAGCCGATTCAAATCCATAGCAAAGACAGCGAACCTGAAAAAGATGGATTAGAGCTTGCAAGCACGGTTTAG